In the genome of Marispirochaeta aestuarii, one region contains:
- the cas2 gene encoding CRISPR-associated endonuclease Cas2 produces the protein MMVLVSYDVAVTTQGGQRRLRKIAKACQNYGQRVQFSVFECIVDPAQWTKLKNTLEKIIDTDTDSLRYYYLGANYKNRVEHVGAKQSMDVDAPIIV, from the coding sequence ATGATGGTATTGGTAAGTTATGATGTGGCAGTCACAACGCAAGGGGGTCAACGTCGACTACGAAAGATCGCTAAAGCTTGTCAGAATTACGGACAACGGGTCCAGTTCTCCGTATTTGAATGCATCGTCGATCCTGCCCAATGGACTAAATTAAAAAATACCCTTGAGAAGATAATCGATACAGATACTGATAGCTTACGGTATTATTATCTTGGAGCGAATTATAAAAACCGTGTGGAACATGTCGGAGCTAAACAATCTATGGATGTTGATGCCCCGATAATTGTATGA
- the cas1c gene encoding type I-C CRISPR-associated endonuclease Cas1c — MRKLLNTLYVSTQGSYLHKEGETVIVEQGQQKLLQLPIHTIGNIICFGNVLCSPYLLGLCAERDISVSYMTEYGRFLASVNGPVRGNVLLRRQQYRQTDNPEKTKSIAANIVAAKLANSRVVLNRAQRDHGMKTDLQSISDASEQLSGLIRQIDRTETTDELRGIEGTGAARYFGVFNHLIIDQKEGFYFKERSRRPPLDAVNAMLSFTYTILTHDIRSALETVGLDPAVGFLHRDRPGRPSLALDLLEEFRSVIADRLVLSLINRRQVSPAGFTIAENGAVVMDTDTRKILLTEYQNRKQKEVYHPYIEEKVQIGLLFFVQANLLARHIRGDIDGYPPFFWR; from the coding sequence ATGAGAAAGTTATTAAACACCCTTTATGTAAGCACCCAGGGTAGCTATCTACATAAGGAAGGTGAAACTGTAATTGTTGAGCAAGGACAACAAAAGTTATTACAGCTACCTATACATACGATCGGTAATATTATCTGCTTCGGTAATGTGCTCTGTTCCCCTTATCTGCTTGGACTGTGTGCAGAGCGAGACATAAGTGTCTCCTATATGACGGAATACGGAAGATTTCTTGCATCCGTAAACGGACCAGTACGAGGAAACGTGCTCCTGCGGCGTCAACAGTACCGACAGACCGATAATCCAGAAAAGACTAAATCAATTGCAGCAAATATTGTAGCTGCCAAACTGGCTAATTCACGGGTAGTTCTGAACAGGGCACAACGAGACCATGGGATGAAAACAGACTTACAATCCATTTCTGATGCCTCTGAACAGTTATCCGGTTTAATCCGTCAGATAGACAGAACAGAAACCACAGATGAGCTCAGAGGTATAGAAGGAACAGGTGCTGCCAGGTATTTTGGCGTGTTTAATCATCTTATTATTGATCAGAAAGAAGGGTTTTATTTTAAAGAACGTAGCCGCAGACCTCCTTTGGATGCGGTAAACGCCATGTTGTCCTTTACCTATACCATCCTTACTCACGATATTCGCTCTGCGCTGGAAACTGTAGGGCTTGATCCTGCAGTAGGATTTCTACATCGAGACAGACCTGGACGCCCTTCTCTTGCTCTTGATCTGCTTGAAGAGTTTAGGTCAGTCATTGCAGACCGGCTGGTGCTGTCACTGATAAACAGGCGACAAGTGAGCCCAGCAGGATTTACTATAGCAGAAAATGGTGCTGTGGTAATGGATACTGATACTCGGAAAATTCTTTTAACAGAATATCAGAACCGAAAACAGAAGGAAGTATACCACCCATATATAGAGGAAAAGGTCCAGATAGGTCTGCTATTCTTTGTGCAGGCAAATCTGTTAGCCCGGCATATACGTGGCGATATTGATGGATATCCCCCATTCTTCTGGAGGTAA
- the cas4 gene encoding CRISPR-associated protein Cas4, which produces MYLEEDLIPISALQHVLFCERQYALIHLEQAWEENRFTAEGRVLHERVDDEHHESRRLLKTEYGLAVRSLHHGLVGKADVVEFEKDPSGGYTEIKPVEFKRGRNKEDDFDRVQLCALALCLEEMFDMKVNRGEFYYLQEHRRTSVILDSELRDNTTSLIIRIREINNSGKTSSAQYNRRKCDRCSLIEICMPRVIESGGKNVSRYIKNQIRAAIAEGEG; this is translated from the coding sequence ATGTACCTTGAAGAAGATCTTATACCCATTTCCGCATTACAGCATGTGTTGTTTTGTGAACGGCAATATGCCCTGATTCATCTTGAACAGGCCTGGGAAGAAAACCGCTTTACCGCTGAAGGTCGTGTGTTGCATGAACGGGTTGACGACGAACACCACGAGTCCCGCCGACTGCTGAAAACCGAGTACGGCTTGGCAGTTCGATCCCTACATCATGGGCTTGTTGGAAAAGCAGATGTGGTGGAGTTCGAAAAAGATCCAAGCGGAGGCTATACAGAAATCAAACCTGTAGAATTCAAAAGGGGCCGCAATAAAGAGGACGACTTCGACCGTGTACAGCTCTGTGCACTGGCTTTATGCCTTGAAGAAATGTTCGATATGAAAGTTAACCGGGGCGAGTTTTACTATCTTCAGGAACATCGGCGTACCTCGGTAATACTCGACTCTGAGTTGCGTGACAACACAACCAGTCTTATCATACGGATACGGGAAATTAACAACAGCGGAAAAACATCATCAGCACAGTACAACAGAAGAAAATGTGATCGTTGTTCATTGATAGAAATTTGTATGCCCAGAGTAATAGAAAGCGGTGGAAAAAATGTCTCCCGGTACATAAAAAACCAAATACGAGCAGCCATAGCTGAAGGGGAAGGATGA